In a genomic window of Mustela nigripes isolate SB6536 chromosome 8, MUSNIG.SB6536, whole genome shotgun sequence:
- the LOC132023703 gene encoding uncharacterized protein LOC132023703, producing the protein MWRPPGSGTPGQGFRHLSVLRRTCLVAVTRFLPMAPKVRAGFSECLKAVVIRTVWGPCPEGDTVMITVFLEVELKLATPQSLPFLGPLEQSPGLAPPTPPGGPCAATVMGETHLLPLEHPASGAGSVEKAHLVSQDPHHHLLMMHPTPTSLWCAFNCSSLCFSQRSICRPPSWEADVTRPQVLAGRPPVSLLEVVVDKCTVGTIASMSSAALPFQTCPVLTAGPGSDRLPFLPGSPTRGLGRVGALGSGGPSTPAIDAPPRDLSCPSADLCPRAVSLGPASQGPGPLSQCPRNLAGKGEGGPRVDAGRTHGRTEGFAISLPTAPWRSEVDLGLPSSNWDRATAENTFKRAPGRSRVLISCRVVLSLLQPEQSHGPSQRSEVRMGFSG; encoded by the coding sequence ATGTGGCGTCCACCTGGCTCTGGGACACCTGGACAGGGTTTCAGGCATCTTTCTGTCCTGCGTCGCACTTGTCTTGTCGCCGTGACTCGATTTCTCCCCATGGCTCCCAAGGTGCGGGCAGGGTTCTCTGAGTGTCTGAAGGCTGTTGTCATACGAACAGTTTGGGGGCCTTGCCCAGAAGGGGACACTGTGATGATTACTGTTTTCCTTGAAGTAGAGCTGAAACTGGCCACGCCACAGAGCTTACCTTTCTTGGGTCCCCTTGAGCAAAGCCCTGGGttagcgccccccaccccgcctggaGGGCCCTGCGCCGCCACAGTCATGGGCGAGACGCACCTGCTCCCATTGGAGCACCCTGCATCTGGGGCAGGTTCGGTGGAGAAGGCCCACCTCGTGTCACAAGACCCGCACCATCACCTTCTGATGATGCATCCAACTCCGACATCCCTCTGGTGTGCTTTTAATTgttcttctctgtgtttctctcaaCGGTCCATTTGTCGTCCCCCAAGTTGGGAAGCTGACGTTACCCGCCCGCAGGTGCTGGCGGGGAGGCCGCCAGTTTCCCTGCTTGAGGTGGTCGTTGATAAGTGCACAGTCGGCACCATCGCCAGCATGAGCTCCGCGGCCCTCCCCTTCCAGACCTGTCCGGTGCTCACGGCCGGGCCTGGGTCAGACcgccttccctttctccctgggaGTCCCACACGCGGGCTCGGACGCGTAGGTGCCCTGGGCTCTGGAGGGCCAAGCACACCAGCTATAGACGCCCCCCCCCGAGacctctcctgtccctctgccgACCTGTGTCCTCGGGCTGTGAGCCTTGGGCCAGCCTCGCAGGGGCCAGGTCCCCTCAGCCAGTGCCCGCGAAAcctggcagggaagggggagggaggcccCAGGGTAGATGCAGGCCGGACCCACGGGAGAACAGAGGGGTTTgccatctccctccccacagccccatgGAGGTCGGAGGTGGACCTGGGCCTTCCTTCCAGCAACTGGGACAGGGCGACTGCAGAAAACACGTTTAAACGAGCTccggggagaagcagggtcctgaTCTCCTGTCGGGTGGTTCTCAGTCTCCTGCAGCCCGAACAGAGTCATGGTCCATCCCAGAGGTCAGAGGTCCGAATGGGTTTCTCTGGGTGA